The proteins below are encoded in one region of Sphingobacterium sp. R2:
- a CDS encoding proton-conducting transporter membrane subunit has translation MAMNILASTFFLTGIGILYGISGSLNMADLALRIPKIQNQALVEITATFFLIGFGIKSAIFPLYFWLPSSYHTPPSAVAATFGGLLTKVGIYALFRVFSLLFIPNHFTKELLIALAILTILTGAFGALIKTNIRRLFSYLIVCHIGFMIGGLGLYSKWALLGAIFYLIHDIMVKTNLFLIAGVVRQLRSTMDMNKLGGLYAQYPKISLLFALVLFSLVGIPPLSGFWPKVYLFRDAFQLENYAFAGALIIGSFITLFVIAKMWAQVFWKDTPDLEIVEDKFADMVGYKKTMLILPVVILASASLYIGLNAEAIIHVADQIATQLLDTSPYINAVLGGQK, from the coding sequence ATGGCCATGAATATCCTGGCCTCCACATTTTTCTTAACAGGCATAGGCATACTTTATGGTATTTCAGGATCATTGAATATGGCCGACTTGGCCTTACGTATTCCAAAGATACAGAACCAAGCGCTAGTGGAAATTACGGCAACATTTTTTTTGATCGGTTTTGGTATTAAATCTGCCATATTTCCACTCTACTTCTGGCTACCATCATCTTATCATACCCCGCCCTCTGCAGTAGCGGCGACTTTCGGAGGCTTATTGACGAAAGTGGGTATCTACGCATTATTCAGGGTATTTTCTTTACTATTTATTCCTAATCATTTTACAAAAGAGCTGCTGATCGCACTAGCCATATTGACAATTTTGACTGGTGCCTTTGGTGCCTTGATCAAAACCAATATCCGAAGGTTGTTTTCCTATTTAATCGTTTGCCATATCGGGTTTATGATTGGCGGGCTAGGCCTATATAGTAAATGGGCCTTACTGGGGGCAATATTCTATCTGATCCACGATATCATGGTTAAAACCAATTTATTTCTAATTGCTGGTGTTGTACGTCAACTCCGCAGCACCATGGATATGAATAAATTGGGCGGGCTATATGCCCAATACCCCAAAATTTCTTTGCTTTTTGCCCTTGTTCTTTTTTCGCTTGTTGGCATACCGCCCCTATCGGGGTTCTGGCCTAAAGTCTATCTATTTAGAGACGCATTCCAGCTGGAAAATTATGCCTTTGCGGGAGCCCTGATCATCGGTAGTTTTATCACCTTATTTGTCATTGCCAAAATGTGGGCACAGGTATTCTGGAAAGATACACCTGATTTAGAAATAGTTGAAGATAAATTTGCAGATATGGTTGGGTATAAAAAAACAATGCTTATACTTCCGGTCGTTATTTTGGCATCTGCGTCCCTGTATATCGGACTCAATGCCGAGGCTATCATTCACGTGGCGGATCAGATTGCCACACAATTATTGGACACATCACCTTACATAAACGCTGTACTAGGAGGGCAGAAATAA
- a CDS encoding Na+/H+ antiporter subunit E codes for MIKQFLMNLMLSFIWVALTGSMYYSNFLFGFMLGFGILWLMNRNEADQRYFYRVPKTLSFILFFLWEMIVANVQVAYDVITPKFFIKPAIVKYPMDAKTDLEINLLSTFISLTPGTLILDVSEDKKTIFIHVMYMKNREQFVSTLKNNVERRLLELLR; via the coding sequence ATGATAAAGCAATTTTTAATGAACCTCATGTTATCCTTTATCTGGGTTGCACTGACGGGGTCGATGTATTACTCGAACTTTCTATTCGGTTTTATGCTCGGATTTGGTATACTCTGGTTGATGAACAGAAATGAGGCTGATCAGCGCTACTTCTATCGGGTACCCAAAACGCTGAGTTTTATTCTTTTTTTTCTGTGGGAAATGATCGTTGCCAATGTTCAGGTTGCGTATGATGTCATCACACCAAAATTTTTCATCAAACCGGCCATTGTAAAATATCCCATGGATGCAAAAACAGATTTAGAAATCAACCTGCTTTCAACCTTTATTTCGCTGACACCGGGAACACTTATTCTCGATGTAAGTGAAGATAAAAAAACGATCTTTATTCATGTAATGTACATGAAGAACAGGGAACAGTTTGTCTCTACGCTTAAAAATAATGTTGAACGAAGACTTTTAGAACTCTTAAGATGA
- a CDS encoding monovalent cation/H+ antiporter complex subunit F codes for MTLNSYFDYVILPILTVSVILAFIRLYKGPQIFDRVIALDLIITIGIGIITVYSIRTSQEVFLDIAMILALIAFLGTIAFSFYLEKQSKDE; via the coding sequence ATGACTTTAAATAGCTATTTTGACTATGTAATCCTTCCAATCTTGACTGTTTCAGTGATATTGGCTTTTATTCGCCTGTATAAAGGACCCCAAATATTTGATCGTGTCATTGCCTTAGATCTCATTATCACCATTGGAATTGGCATTATTACCGTTTATAGTATACGAACTTCCCAGGAAGTATTTTTAGATATTGCCATGATATTAGCGCTTATCGCATTTCTCGGCACAATTGCATTTTCATTTTATTTAGAAAAACAAAGCAAAGATGAATGA
- a CDS encoding peptidylprolyl isomerase has translation MKKNIYILFLLLIASIQASLAQRQVIDRVVATVGSGIILQSDVDMQYSQWLAQGNKPNENFKCGVLEQLIIQKLLSQQAVIDSIDVTETEVDDNLNSRLRHMSQQAGGQERLEKFLNRSLLQYKEEMRASVFEQLKANKMQQNIVQKVDVTPLEVKRYFEGLNQDSLPYFNTEVEIGEIVMMPKLTDEEKKEQRDKIEGIRKQIIEGSDFGTMARIYSQDPGSAPYGGDLGFGTRDNYVKEYSAMAFKLKPGEISPIVESKYGFHIIQVLERRGEEVHTRHILMKINPGAAALERTKNKLDSIYKLVVDKKMDFYHAATNYSDAEESKFNGGMILNQDGSSRTTVIPMDGLEKSVFTAIDQLKPGEYSKPAQFTDKMGDVGYRFNYLKTRIPPHKANLDEDFTKIKEAARQDKINRNLSKWFDDKSKTTFIDISDEFGSCDELKKWRK, from the coding sequence ATGAAAAAAAACATTTATATATTGTTTTTATTGCTTATAGCTTCAATTCAGGCTAGTCTAGCACAACGTCAGGTGATTGACCGTGTTGTCGCAACAGTTGGATCGGGCATTATCTTACAGTCCGACGTGGATATGCAATATTCGCAATGGTTAGCGCAAGGAAACAAACCTAATGAAAACTTTAAATGCGGTGTACTTGAGCAATTAATCATTCAGAAACTGCTTTCCCAGCAGGCCGTAATTGACTCTATTGATGTAACAGAAACTGAAGTCGACGACAACCTTAACTCCCGTTTACGCCATATGTCGCAACAGGCTGGAGGTCAAGAACGTCTTGAGAAATTTCTCAACCGCTCGTTATTACAATACAAGGAAGAAATGCGTGCAAGTGTTTTTGAACAATTGAAAGCCAACAAGATGCAACAAAACATTGTTCAAAAAGTTGACGTAACACCATTGGAAGTAAAACGTTATTTTGAAGGCCTGAATCAAGATAGCCTTCCTTATTTCAATACTGAAGTCGAAATTGGTGAAATTGTCATGATGCCGAAGTTGACAGATGAGGAAAAAAAAGAACAACGAGACAAAATTGAAGGTATCCGAAAACAGATTATAGAGGGATCGGATTTTGGTACAATGGCTCGTATATATTCCCAAGACCCAGGATCAGCGCCCTACGGTGGAGATTTGGGTTTCGGTACTCGCGACAACTACGTCAAGGAATACTCTGCGATGGCATTTAAATTAAAACCTGGAGAAATATCGCCCATTGTAGAATCTAAATATGGTTTCCATATTATTCAGGTACTCGAAAGACGTGGCGAAGAGGTTCACACACGCCATATCCTAATGAAGATTAATCCTGGTGCCGCAGCGTTAGAACGGACCAAAAATAAACTGGACAGTATTTATAAATTAGTAGTTGACAAAAAAATGGATTTCTATCATGCTGCCACAAATTATTCCGATGCAGAGGAAAGTAAATTCAATGGTGGTATGATCCTCAATCAGGACGGATCGAGCCGCACAACAGTAATTCCTATGGATGGCTTGGAGAAATCAGTATTTACAGCAATTGATCAGCTAAAACCTGGAGAATATTCCAAACCAGCACAGTTTACAGACAAAATGGGCGATGTTGGCTATCGCTTCAATTATTTAAAAACACGTATTCCTCCACACAAAGCTAATTTGGACGAAGATTTTACCAAAATTAAAGAGGCGGCCAGACAAGATAAAATCAATCGCAATCTGAGCAAATGGTTTGACGATAAATCCAAAACAACATTTATTGATATCAGTGATGAATTTGGTTCATGTGATGAATTGAAAAAATGGAGAAAATAA
- a CDS encoding lactonase family protein, translating to MKKTFIYLMTILPLASFAQQIPMFVGTYTSKTESKGIYIYNFDVKTGDATLVSTQESKDPSFLARSNNFIYAVNELPNQEGTVSAYSFKDGHLTFLNSLPSGGGAPCFVEVHPNGSLLAVANYTGGSAALFDLESNGVLSKRARLIQHEGKGVDPVRQEKPHVHSTFFSKKGDKLYIQDLGLDEISIYPVNKTGNTHSLAEESEDIFTPAGGGPRHIAFDKKEKFLYVILEMTGQIAFYKKDGNAWMYQSTFDINPEGFKGSNGGADIKISADGKFLYATNRGDANTIATFSVEKNGELKKIANMAVKGKGPRNFNLSPDGKYLLVANQYTNNIVLFSRDTKTGLLTDTGKEIAVPSPVCILF from the coding sequence ATGAAAAAAACATTTATTTATTTGATGACAATTTTGCCGCTAGCGAGTTTCGCTCAGCAAATTCCTATGTTTGTGGGTACGTACACCAGTAAAACCGAGAGCAAGGGGATTTATATCTATAATTTTGATGTTAAAACCGGTGACGCAACATTGGTGAGTACACAGGAGAGTAAAGACCCTTCATTCCTGGCAAGGAGTAACAACTTTATCTATGCCGTTAATGAGCTTCCGAATCAAGAAGGGACAGTTTCAGCCTATTCTTTTAAGGACGGTCATTTAACTTTTTTAAATTCGCTTCCTTCAGGGGGTGGGGCGCCTTGTTTCGTCGAGGTACATCCTAATGGAAGCCTGTTGGCCGTAGCAAACTATACAGGCGGATCTGCGGCCCTCTTTGATCTAGAAAGTAACGGAGTATTAAGTAAAAGAGCGCGACTCATACAACATGAAGGTAAGGGAGTGGATCCCGTTCGGCAAGAAAAACCACATGTACATTCTACTTTTTTCTCTAAAAAGGGGGATAAGTTGTATATCCAAGATCTTGGTTTGGATGAGATTTCTATTTATCCAGTTAATAAAACTGGAAATACCCATAGCCTTGCTGAGGAATCGGAAGATATCTTTACACCTGCGGGCGGAGGTCCGCGACATATTGCATTTGATAAGAAAGAGAAATTCTTGTATGTTATATTGGAAATGACAGGTCAAATTGCATTTTATAAGAAAGATGGCAATGCGTGGATGTATCAAAGCACATTTGATATCAATCCGGAAGGTTTTAAAGGAAGTAACGGTGGGGCAGATATCAAGATATCTGCTGATGGCAAATTTTTGTATGCAACCAATCGGGGCGACGCCAATACGATAGCTACTTTTTCGGTAGAGAAAAATGGAGAATTAAAGAAAATAGCCAATATGGCGGTTAAAGGTAAGGGACCGCGTAACTTTAATCTTTCTCCCGATGGTAAATATCTTTTGGTAGCCAATCAATACACGAACAACATTGTTTTGTTTAGCCGGGATACAAAAACTGGTTTGTTAACGGATACCGGTAAAGAAATTGCTGTGCCATCTCCTGTTTGTATTCTATTTTAA
- the cysS gene encoding cysteine--tRNA ligase: MDHNLVLYNTLSRTKEKFEPIHANLVGMYVCGPTVYSDVHLGNCRTFVSFDLIFRYLRHLGYKVRYVRNITDAGHLEGDRDEGDDKFAKKAKLEQLEPMEIVQKYTIGFHDVLRLFNTLPPSIEPTATGHICEQIEMIEQIMENGYAYERNGTVYFDVEKYVETYDYTILTNRKLEDMLNNTRELSGQDEKKGRLDFALWIKAKPETIMRWPAPWSVGFPGWHIECSAMSRKYLGDQFDIHGGGMDLAATHHTNEIAQSEACNHTSPAKYWMHTNMLTVNGARMSKSAGNGFLPGELFTGNHPLLNRGYSPMAVRFFMLQAHYRSTLDFSNEALDAADKGYKRLMTAISLLDKLKVSKGADSFNLAEIRRKCYAAMDDDFNSPVLIAELFEIVRIINSIYDGKAKVSAEGLENLKVFMKEFVEDILGLRNDQTSVSDDIDDVMNLVIKLRNEAKANKDFVTSDRIRDELTTIGIQLKDSKEGTLWNKI, from the coding sequence ATGGACCATAATCTCGTTTTATACAATACCCTTTCGCGAACAAAAGAAAAATTCGAACCCATTCATGCCAATCTCGTTGGTATGTACGTCTGTGGCCCTACTGTATACAGTGATGTACATTTGGGTAATTGTCGGACGTTCGTTTCTTTTGATTTGATTTTTAGATACTTGCGTCATCTTGGTTATAAAGTGCGTTATGTGCGCAATATTACGGATGCAGGACATTTGGAGGGCGATCGTGATGAGGGAGACGACAAGTTTGCAAAAAAGGCAAAATTGGAACAGTTGGAGCCTATGGAAATTGTACAAAAGTATACAATAGGTTTTCACGACGTATTGCGCCTTTTTAATACCTTGCCGCCAAGTATTGAGCCTACGGCGACAGGGCATATTTGCGAGCAGATCGAAATGATCGAGCAGATTATGGAAAATGGCTATGCTTACGAGCGGAATGGTACCGTATATTTTGATGTTGAGAAATACGTTGAAACGTATGATTATACGATATTGACCAATCGTAAATTAGAGGATATGCTCAATAACACCCGTGAATTGAGTGGTCAGGATGAGAAAAAGGGACGTTTGGATTTTGCCTTGTGGATCAAAGCAAAGCCCGAAACGATCATGCGTTGGCCTGCTCCCTGGAGCGTTGGCTTTCCGGGCTGGCATATCGAATGTTCAGCTATGAGCAGAAAGTACCTCGGCGATCAATTTGATATTCATGGTGGTGGAATGGATTTGGCTGCTACACACCATACCAATGAAATTGCACAGTCTGAAGCCTGTAACCATACGAGTCCGGCAAAGTACTGGATGCATACCAATATGCTGACTGTAAACGGCGCCCGTATGTCTAAATCTGCTGGAAATGGTTTCTTGCCAGGTGAGTTGTTTACAGGAAATCATCCCTTACTGAATAGAGGATATTCGCCAATGGCTGTACGCTTTTTTATGCTACAGGCGCATTATAGAAGTACCTTGGATTTCTCCAATGAGGCACTGGATGCGGCCGACAAGGGCTATAAACGCCTAATGACTGCCATAAGCTTGTTAGATAAATTGAAGGTGTCGAAAGGTGCTGATTCATTCAATTTGGCTGAAATCCGCCGCAAGTGTTACGCCGCTATGGATGACGATTTTAATAGTCCTGTGCTCATTGCCGAATTGTTTGAAATTGTACGTATCATCAATTCAATTTATGATGGTAAGGCAAAGGTTTCGGCAGAAGGATTGGAAAACCTGAAAGTATTCATGAAAGAGTTTGTCGAGGATATCCTGGGGCTTAGAAACGATCAGACATCCGTATCAGATGATATTGACGATGTTATGAATCTGGTTATTAAGCTACGTAATGAAGCAAAAGCAAATAAAGACTTCGTTACCTCCGATCGTATTCGTGATGAGCTTACTACTATTGGAATTCAATTGAAAGATAGTAAAGAAGGAACACTTTGGAATAAGATTTGA
- the mnhG gene encoding monovalent cation/H(+) antiporter subunit G, translated as MNDITLAILSTIGALAILFASIGILRMPDFYLRLSVTVKAATLGVGLLLICAAVTFPDVSVTTKAIAIGFFLILTAPVAAHMIGRAAYIQRVKTWKGTTLNDLEKEGKLDCRKEDF; from the coding sequence ATGAATGATATTACTTTAGCCATACTCAGCACGATAGGGGCACTGGCCATATTGTTTGCTTCTATTGGCATCTTGCGGATGCCGGATTTTTATTTACGTCTTTCCGTAACCGTCAAGGCGGCAACATTGGGTGTTGGGCTATTGCTCATCTGTGCTGCGGTGACTTTCCCGGATGTATCTGTAACAACGAAGGCCATAGCTATTGGTTTCTTCCTGATCCTAACAGCGCCAGTTGCAGCACACATGATTGGCCGAGCGGCATACATACAACGGGTAAAAACATGGAAGGGAACCACCTTAAATGATCTCGAAAAAGAGGGTAAATTAGATTGCAGAAAAGAAGATTTTTAA
- the der gene encoding ribosome biogenesis GTPase Der: protein MANIVAIVGRPNVGKSTLFNRLTESRKAIVDDFSGVTRDRHYETAEWIGKKFTVIDTGGFVHGSDDVFEEAIRDQVYIAIEEASVVIFMVDVTTGITDLDDEIADILRRSSKPVYVVANKVDHAKLHHESAEFYAFGLGEVFNISSATGSGTGELLDAVVSHFEVEEEEEESLPKYTIVGRPNVGKSSLTNALIGKDRNIVTPMAGTTRDSIRIHYNQYGHNFLLIDTAGLRRKSKVNEDIEFYSVMRTIKALEDSDVTILMLDAQDGLEAQDVNIFNLAEKNRKGIVIVVNKWDLIEKDNKTMKAFEDRIKEKIAPFTDVPIIFTSVTEKQRVLKVLEVADKVYANKTKKIPTSKLNEVMLDIIENYPPPSLKGKYIKIKYVTQLPGRTPMFAFFCNLPQYIKDPYKRFIENKLRDNFDFNGVPIQIYFRQK from the coding sequence ATGGCAAATATTGTTGCAATTGTTGGTCGTCCAAACGTTGGTAAATCTACCTTATTCAATCGTCTTACAGAAAGTAGAAAAGCGATTGTTGATGACTTTAGCGGGGTGACGCGCGACCGTCATTATGAAACAGCCGAGTGGATCGGAAAGAAATTTACAGTAATTGATACAGGTGGTTTTGTACATGGTTCGGATGATGTCTTTGAAGAGGCAATCCGTGATCAGGTCTATATCGCTATTGAAGAAGCATCGGTCGTGATCTTTATGGTGGATGTCACTACGGGCATTACCGACTTGGATGACGAAATCGCTGATATTCTGAGAAGAAGCTCCAAACCTGTTTATGTGGTAGCGAATAAAGTCGATCACGCAAAATTGCACCATGAATCGGCTGAGTTTTATGCCTTTGGATTAGGAGAGGTGTTCAATATTTCGTCAGCTACAGGATCAGGTACAGGAGAACTGTTGGATGCTGTTGTTTCTCATTTTGAAGTGGAAGAGGAAGAAGAAGAATCCTTACCAAAATATACCATCGTGGGACGCCCGAATGTGGGCAAATCCTCTTTGACAAATGCCTTGATCGGCAAAGATCGCAATATTGTAACGCCAATGGCAGGGACAACACGTGATTCAATCCGTATCCATTACAATCAATATGGCCACAACTTTTTATTGATCGATACTGCAGGTCTTCGCCGTAAGTCCAAAGTGAATGAAGATATCGAGTTTTATTCGGTTATGCGCACCATTAAAGCGTTGGAAGATTCTGATGTGACTATTTTAATGCTCGATGCTCAAGATGGATTAGAAGCGCAGGACGTTAATATTTTCAACTTGGCAGAGAAAAACCGTAAAGGCATCGTGATCGTTGTCAACAAATGGGATCTGATCGAAAAAGATAATAAGACCATGAAGGCGTTCGAAGATCGCATCAAAGAAAAAATAGCGCCTTTTACTGATGTGCCTATTATCTTCACTTCCGTAACCGAAAAACAACGTGTTCTTAAGGTGTTGGAGGTTGCTGATAAGGTATATGCTAACAAAACAAAGAAAATCCCAACGTCCAAGTTGAATGAAGTGATGCTGGATATTATTGAAAACTATCCACCACCATCCTTAAAAGGTAAATACATCAAAATTAAATATGTAACACAATTGCCAGGAAGAACACCCATGTTTGCGTTCTTCTGTAATTTGCCACAATACATCAAAGATCCATATAAACGCTTTATAGAGAATAAATTACGTGATAATTTTGACTTTAATGGTGTGCCAATTCAAATATATTTTAGACAAAAATAG
- a CDS encoding DUF4440 domain-containing protein yields the protein MNFWNRLSVFTVMSVLGTTLYAQIPEKVGSLLQADKDAAALAKASTPHQAFLSIIDKESTFYVPSAVNAYNYLNNRPNIPDVLNWQPTFALIAKSQEFGVTSGSMDFQKVGARLRHGEYLTVWKRNKKGKWLVDIRAEVENNGNDGEFDLEYIEPTDSWYLKHRSKVRLNQREDIVLETDKLMSTVLKADNQTAYKEFLSEDVRFLFPWTSPMEGKANMMAYLKKQRMTIETVPEEVKRSYSGDFAYTKGTATVRQKDKVVKYNYIRIWQLSELAKDDVKKANWNILIEMMFEK from the coding sequence ATGAATTTTTGGAATAGGTTATCTGTTTTTACAGTGATGAGTGTTTTGGGTACAACACTATATGCGCAGATACCCGAGAAAGTTGGCAGCCTACTGCAGGCAGATAAGGATGCAGCAGCATTGGCTAAAGCCTCTACACCGCACCAAGCGTTTCTTTCGATTATTGATAAAGAATCTACGTTTTATGTTCCTTCGGCAGTAAATGCTTATAATTATCTGAATAATAGACCAAATATTCCGGATGTCTTAAACTGGCAACCTACGTTTGCGCTGATTGCGAAGAGTCAGGAGTTTGGCGTGACTTCGGGGTCTATGGATTTTCAGAAGGTGGGTGCGCGATTGCGACATGGAGAATATCTCACGGTATGGAAGCGGAATAAGAAGGGCAAGTGGCTGGTCGATATTCGCGCCGAGGTGGAAAACAATGGGAACGACGGTGAATTTGATTTAGAATATATCGAACCTACCGATTCATGGTATTTGAAACATCGTTCTAAAGTACGCTTAAATCAGCGGGAAGATATTGTTTTAGAAACAGACAAGTTAATGTCGACAGTATTGAAAGCCGATAACCAAACTGCATATAAGGAATTTTTAAGTGAAGATGTCCGGTTTTTGTTTCCCTGGACCAGTCCGATGGAAGGGAAGGCGAATATGATGGCCTATCTCAAAAAGCAACGAATGACAATAGAAACCGTTCCCGAAGAAGTAAAACGTTCTTACAGCGGGGATTTCGCCTATACAAAAGGCACGGCAACGGTGAGACAGAAGGATAAAGTTGTCAAGTATAATTATATTCGTATCTGGCAACTCAGCGAATTGGCGAAAGATGATGTCAAGAAGGCCAATTGGAATATTCTGATTGAGATGATGTTTGAAAAATAA